The following proteins come from a genomic window of Geothrix edaphica:
- a CDS encoding histidine triad nucleotide-binding protein produces MSAATSECLFCKIARKEIPAVPVYEDDSLLAFKDIFPQAPVHLLLIPKAHCEGLADMTPGIAETVGRLPQVAARLAQEHGVAASGWRLLSNNGPDSGQSVFHLHFHLLGGKPLGGKLCL; encoded by the coding sequence ATGAGCGCCGCTACGAGCGAATGCCTGTTCTGCAAGATCGCGCGGAAGGAGATTCCCGCTGTTCCAGTCTACGAAGATGACAGCCTGCTCGCCTTCAAGGACATCTTTCCGCAGGCGCCGGTCCACCTGCTGCTCATCCCCAAGGCCCACTGCGAGGGCCTGGCGGACATGACGCCCGGGATCGCCGAGACGGTGGGCCGCCTTCCCCAGGTGGCCGCCCGCCTGGCCCAGGAACACGGGGTCGCCGCCAGCGGTTGGCGCCTCCTGAGCAACAACGGCCCCGACTCCGGCCAGAGCGTCTTCCACCTCCATTTCCACCTCCTGGGCGGCAAGCCCCTGGGCGGAAAGCTCTGTCTCTAA
- a CDS encoding penicillin-binding transpeptidase domain-containing protein, whose product MSIRFATEPRISRRLLGRQDPQDLLSQRLPWILGGMAFWALCILLRLLWLQGVEHNRYRARAEQQHTTIVPIPPIRGELRDRRGEPLAISIKVESLFVDPRVFYPDYKPGKGEERQWGEPDRKAAAAVAAKLAPILDQTRGQVLEKLLRKKTFVYLERHLPPIKTAAVRALNLDGVEFQPESRRFYPRGSLAAQIIGFTNIDGFGQLGIEQTYDKQLAGVKGELIAPKDAHGKLLILQENYSQVPVNGASLQLSLDASIQHIVEDALEEGVRLSRPRTAYAVVVDPRTGEILAMAGTPTFDPNHILPKKFRNRAESELSTAEREELRRELERQKAARKVHPVEDVYEPGSTMKIFTAAMALEERKVHLGERIDCMSGRWLYSPKIPPITDTHRHGLLTFEEVLWQSSNIGAAKIGIRLDPTMHYQYLRKFGFGDATGLNFPGESSGRLIAPDRWSVPTQYTMSYGYGLSTTPLQILMAGCVLANGGKLMQPILVQRIYNDKGLLLKEFKPTVRSQVLSEETANLMKETLKGVITQGTGKRAKLDNGVEAFGKTGTSRKLIDGQYDPKRHYASFMGFFPADKPQFGVLVMLDDPAGDTTGGDVAAPLFKRIGDGILRFRQTAADPDREADLKLSLRDWPVSETDEAALHVERGRVPDLQGLSLKAAIHRVVLVGGTPKVEAAPGVTATHVVGQSPSPGAPLEPGTVVKIKAGMP is encoded by the coding sequence GTGTCCATCCGTTTCGCCACCGAGCCCCGCATCTCCCGCCGCCTGCTGGGCCGGCAGGATCCCCAGGATCTGCTGAGCCAGCGCCTGCCCTGGATCCTGGGCGGCATGGCCTTCTGGGCCCTGTGCATCCTGCTGCGGCTGCTCTGGCTGCAGGGGGTGGAGCACAACCGCTACCGGGCCCGGGCCGAGCAGCAGCACACCACCATCGTGCCGATCCCGCCCATCCGGGGCGAGCTCCGGGACCGGCGCGGGGAGCCCCTGGCCATCTCCATCAAGGTCGAGAGCCTCTTCGTGGATCCCCGCGTGTTCTACCCGGACTACAAGCCGGGGAAGGGGGAGGAGCGCCAGTGGGGCGAGCCCGACCGGAAGGCCGCCGCCGCCGTGGCCGCGAAGCTGGCACCCATCCTGGACCAGACCCGGGGCCAGGTGCTGGAGAAGCTCCTCCGCAAGAAGACCTTCGTCTACCTGGAGCGGCACCTGCCGCCCATCAAGACGGCCGCCGTGCGGGCGCTGAACCTGGATGGCGTGGAGTTCCAGCCCGAGAGCCGCCGCTTCTACCCCCGGGGCAGCTTGGCCGCGCAGATCATCGGCTTCACCAACATCGACGGCTTCGGCCAGCTGGGCATCGAGCAGACCTACGACAAGCAGCTGGCCGGCGTGAAGGGCGAGCTTATCGCCCCGAAGGACGCCCACGGCAAGCTGCTCATCCTCCAGGAGAACTACAGCCAGGTGCCCGTGAACGGGGCGTCGCTCCAGCTCAGCCTGGACGCCTCCATCCAGCACATCGTGGAGGACGCCCTGGAGGAGGGCGTGCGCCTCTCCCGGCCCCGCACGGCCTATGCCGTGGTGGTGGATCCCCGCACCGGGGAGATCCTGGCCATGGCCGGCACGCCCACCTTCGACCCGAACCACATCCTGCCCAAGAAGTTCCGCAACCGGGCCGAGTCCGAGCTTTCCACCGCCGAGCGGGAGGAGCTGCGCCGGGAGCTGGAGCGCCAGAAGGCGGCCCGCAAGGTGCATCCGGTGGAGGACGTCTACGAGCCCGGCTCCACCATGAAGATCTTCACCGCGGCCATGGCCCTGGAGGAGCGCAAGGTCCACCTGGGCGAGCGCATCGACTGCATGTCGGGCCGCTGGCTCTACAGCCCCAAGATCCCCCCCATTACGGATACCCACCGCCACGGGCTGCTCACCTTCGAGGAAGTGCTCTGGCAGAGCTCCAACATCGGCGCCGCCAAGATCGGCATCCGCCTCGATCCGACGATGCACTACCAGTACCTCCGGAAATTCGGCTTCGGGGACGCCACGGGCCTGAACTTCCCCGGGGAGAGCTCCGGGCGCCTCATCGCGCCGGACCGCTGGAGCGTGCCCACCCAGTACACGATGTCGTACGGCTACGGGCTGAGCACCACGCCCCTGCAGATCCTCATGGCCGGGTGTGTTTTGGCCAACGGGGGCAAGCTCATGCAGCCGATCCTCGTGCAGCGCATCTACAACGACAAGGGCCTGCTGCTGAAGGAGTTCAAGCCCACCGTGCGCAGCCAGGTCCTCAGCGAGGAGACGGCGAACCTGATGAAGGAGACGCTGAAGGGCGTGATCACCCAGGGCACGGGCAAGCGGGCCAAGCTCGACAACGGGGTGGAGGCCTTCGGCAAGACCGGCACCAGCCGCAAGCTCATTGATGGACAGTACGATCCCAAGCGCCACTACGCCTCCTTCATGGGGTTCTTCCCCGCGGACAAGCCGCAGTTCGGCGTCCTCGTGATGCTCGACGACCCCGCCGGCGACACCACCGGCGGCGACGTGGCAGCGCCGCTGTTCAAGCGCATCGGCGACGGCATCCTCCGCTTCCGGCAGACCGCCGCCGATCCGGATCGCGAGGCGGACCTTAAGCTGTCCCTGCGCGACTGGCCCGTGAGCGAGACCGACGAGGCGGCCCTGCACGTGGAGCGTGGCCGGGTGCCCGACCTGCAGGGGCTGAGCCTCAAGGCCGCCATCCATCGCGTGGTGCTGGTGGGCGGGACCCCCAAGGTGGAGGCGGCGCCTGGCGTCACGGCCACCCATGTGGTGGGCCAGAGCCCCAGTCCCGGCGCGCCGCTGGAGCCGGGCACCGTGGTGAAGATCAAGGCGGGGATGCCATGA
- a CDS encoding tRNA (cytidine(34)-2'-O)-methyltransferase — MFHIVLHQPEIPQNTGSIGRLCVNNGAKLHLIHPLGFDTSDYYLRRAGLDYWEKLEPTHYESWEDFLARNPGMRLWFFTTKGARRHTQIPWAFGDGLVFGRETVGLPEDLLETYKDHLVRIPMLGDHHRSLNLAQAAAIGLYEALRQTENW; from the coding sequence ATGTTTCATATTGTGTTGCACCAACCCGAGATTCCGCAGAATACCGGAAGCATCGGCCGCCTGTGCGTGAACAACGGCGCCAAGCTGCATCTCATCCACCCCCTGGGCTTCGACACCAGCGACTACTACCTGCGGCGGGCGGGCCTGGACTACTGGGAGAAGCTGGAGCCCACCCACTACGAGAGCTGGGAGGATTTCCTGGCCCGCAATCCCGGCATGCGCCTGTGGTTCTTCACCACCAAGGGGGCCCGCCGCCATACCCAGATCCCCTGGGCCTTCGGCGACGGCCTGGTGTTCGGCCGCGAGACCGTCGGCCTTCCGGAAGACCTCCTGGAGACCTACAAGGACCACCTGGTGCGCATCCCCATGCTGGGCGACCACCACCGCAGCCTGAACCTGGCCCAGGCCGCGGCCATTGGCCTTTACGAGGCGCTGCGGCAGACTGAGAACTGGTAA
- the rsmH gene encoding 16S rRNA (cytosine(1402)-N(4))-methyltransferase RsmH — protein sequence MMTIPVHVPVLLQEVLDSLVLPPAARVLDLTLGLGGHAEALLARCDKAARYLGVDRDPEARYQARRRLGDDLRLEILAGNYEDIWSDAQFLAWKAEYAAGGFDAILADLGVSTLQLRTPERGFSFRDDGPLDMRMDTTSGPTALEWIAEQTDESLADAIYQYGEERASRPIARAILRAHREGRLATTKDLAEAVYTVIPREPAKRKGHSDPATRTFQAIRIAVNGELDRLAAALEAAVANLRPEGRLAVISFHSLEDRIVKQTLRRLAGIYDGPGRTAPAELPRILKLIHPGGLAPSEAEAAGNPPSRSARLRVAERLP from the coding sequence ATGATGACGATCCCCGTCCATGTCCCCGTGCTGCTCCAGGAAGTGCTGGACAGCCTCGTGCTGCCCCCGGCGGCCCGGGTTCTCGATCTCACCCTGGGGCTGGGCGGCCACGCCGAGGCCCTGCTGGCCCGCTGCGACAAGGCCGCCCGCTACCTGGGCGTGGATCGCGACCCCGAGGCGCGCTACCAGGCCCGTCGCCGTCTGGGGGACGACCTGCGCCTGGAGATCCTGGCGGGGAACTACGAAGACATCTGGAGCGATGCCCAGTTCCTGGCCTGGAAGGCCGAGTACGCCGCCGGCGGCTTCGACGCCATCCTCGCGGACCTCGGCGTCTCCACCCTCCAGCTCCGCACCCCGGAACGCGGCTTCAGCTTCCGGGACGACGGCCCCCTCGACATGCGCATGGATACCACGTCCGGCCCCACTGCCCTGGAATGGATCGCGGAACAGACCGATGAAAGCCTGGCCGACGCGATCTACCAGTACGGCGAAGAGCGTGCCAGCCGGCCCATCGCCCGCGCCATCCTCCGGGCGCACCGCGAAGGCCGGCTGGCCACCACGAAGGATCTGGCCGAAGCCGTCTATACCGTCATTCCCCGGGAGCCCGCCAAGCGGAAGGGGCACAGCGACCCGGCCACCCGCACCTTCCAGGCCATCCGCATCGCGGTGAACGGCGAACTGGACCGCCTGGCCGCCGCCCTGGAAGCCGCCGTTGCCAACCTCCGCCCCGAAGGGCGCTTGGCCGTCATCAGCTTCCACAGTCTGGAGGACCGCATCGTCAAGCAGACCCTGCGCCGCCTCGCGGGCATCTACGACGGGCCGGGCCGGACGGCCCCCGCCGAACTCCCCAGGATCCTCAAGCTCATCCATCCCGGTGGTCTCGCCCCCAGCGAGGCCGAGGCCGCCGGGAATCCCCCCTCCCGTTCCGCCCGCCTCCGCGTGGCGGAGCGTCTCCCCTGA
- the mraY gene encoding phospho-N-acetylmuramoyl-pentapeptide-transferase: protein MLPWLLYPFRDVIPGFSVFRYVTFRTALAAATAMVLSLLLGPWVIRTLTALKMGQHIRDVGPEHHQKKAGTPTMGGILILLVITVSTLLWCDLKSGAIWVALMALLGFGTVGAFDDAQKLLKKQNLGLTSWQKMALLTGISLLVAWLILHFGLRGTATSQLSMPFFKKFRPDVGVLLIPWIWLVMVGTSNAVNLTDGLDGLAIGGTLIVSLTYAILAYIVGHAKIAAYLVVPHVPGGAELSVFMGAMAGACLGFLWFNAHPAEVFMGDTGSLGLGGALGTVAVVIKQEVLLVIAGGLFVLEAVSVILQVGSFKLRGGKRIFRMAPFHHHLELGGLQETKVVIRLWITAIVCSILALSSLKLR, encoded by the coding sequence ATGCTGCCTTGGCTCCTCTATCCCTTCCGTGACGTGATCCCGGGTTTCTCGGTCTTCCGCTACGTGACCTTCCGGACCGCCCTGGCCGCCGCCACGGCCATGGTGCTGAGCCTGCTGCTGGGTCCCTGGGTGATCCGCACGCTGACCGCCCTCAAGATGGGCCAGCACATCCGCGACGTGGGCCCTGAGCACCACCAGAAGAAGGCGGGGACCCCCACGATGGGCGGCATCCTCATCCTGCTGGTGATCACGGTCTCCACGCTGCTCTGGTGCGATCTCAAGAGTGGTGCCATCTGGGTGGCGCTCATGGCGCTGCTGGGCTTCGGCACCGTGGGCGCCTTCGATGACGCCCAGAAGCTGCTGAAGAAGCAGAACCTGGGCCTCACCAGCTGGCAGAAGATGGCCCTGCTCACCGGCATCTCGCTGCTGGTGGCCTGGCTCATCCTGCATTTCGGCCTCCGAGGCACGGCGACCAGCCAGCTCTCCATGCCCTTCTTCAAAAAATTCCGACCCGACGTGGGGGTGCTCCTCATCCCCTGGATCTGGCTGGTCATGGTGGGCACGAGCAACGCGGTGAACCTCACGGACGGGCTCGACGGGCTCGCCATCGGCGGCACGCTCATCGTGTCGCTCACCTACGCGATCCTGGCCTACATCGTGGGCCACGCGAAGATCGCGGCCTACCTGGTGGTGCCCCATGTACCCGGCGGCGCGGAGCTCTCCGTCTTCATGGGCGCCATGGCGGGGGCCTGCCTGGGCTTCCTGTGGTTCAACGCCCACCCGGCGGAGGTCTTCATGGGTGACACCGGCTCCCTGGGCCTGGGCGGGGCACTGGGCACCGTGGCCGTGGTCATCAAGCAGGAAGTACTGCTGGTCATCGCGGGCGGGCTCTTCGTGCTGGAGGCCGTGAGCGTCATCCTCCAGGTTGGCAGCTTCAAGCTGCGCGGCGGGAAGCGCATCTTCCGCATGGCGCCCTTCCACCACCACCTCGAGCTGGGCGGGCTCCAGGAGACCAAAGTGGTGATCCGTCTCTGGATCACCGCCATCGTCTGCTCGATCCTGGCGCTCAGCTCTCTGAAGCTTCGCTAG
- a CDS encoding UDP-N-acetylmuramoyl-L-alanyl-D-glutamate--2,6-diaminopimelate ligase, which produces MKLDALIEGFAVRHSGPDAEVVDLTSDSREVRPGWVFLALKGEKADGAAFVPQALGQGASAVISEAALGLPSTVADCAFTEEPRLAMAELARRLHGAPDQRLALIGVTGTNGKTTTTTLIRQLLRGAGIGCGVVGTVLNAAGDLEEEAVRTTPESPAFYRWLHRSVAAGDAASAVEVSSHALCLGRVHGARFRVGVFTNLTQDHLDFHGTLEAYFEAKHRLVAQSDRFLVNADDPWGRGLLEREGHVSYAVDRPACYRAHGLELGPTGTRFTLHSARGSWEVQSPLLGRFNVYNLVAALAACAEAGFDLDRLVPAARKVSGAPGRLERVDCGQPFGVMVDYAHTPDALEKLLAEGRRLLPTGGRLHVLFGCGGDRDRAKRPLMAAAVAAGADVLWHTSDNPRTEDPERILDDAAPGIPEAIRTNRARYHRNADRRESVRQALADCRPGDLLLLAGKGHEPYQEIHGVKHPYSDRAAVEAALGGPR; this is translated from the coding sequence ATGAAGCTGGATGCGCTCATCGAGGGGTTCGCGGTCCGGCATTCCGGCCCAGATGCGGAGGTGGTGGATCTCACCAGCGACAGCCGCGAGGTCCGCCCCGGGTGGGTTTTCCTGGCCCTCAAGGGGGAGAAGGCCGATGGCGCCGCCTTCGTGCCCCAGGCCCTGGGGCAGGGCGCTTCGGCGGTGATCTCCGAGGCGGCGCTGGGGCTGCCTTCGACTGTCGCGGACTGCGCCTTCACAGAGGAGCCCCGCCTCGCCATGGCGGAGCTGGCCCGCCGCCTGCATGGCGCGCCGGACCAGCGCCTGGCCCTCATCGGCGTCACAGGCACCAACGGCAAGACCACCACCACCACGCTCATCCGCCAGCTCCTGCGGGGGGCCGGGATCGGCTGCGGGGTGGTGGGGACGGTCCTGAATGCCGCGGGCGACCTGGAAGAGGAAGCCGTCCGCACCACGCCCGAAAGCCCGGCCTTCTACCGCTGGCTGCACCGCAGCGTGGCAGCGGGCGATGCGGCCTCGGCGGTGGAGGTGAGCAGCCACGCCCTCTGCCTGGGCCGGGTCCACGGGGCGCGGTTCCGCGTGGGCGTCTTTACGAACCTCACCCAGGACCATCTGGACTTCCACGGCACTCTGGAAGCCTACTTCGAGGCCAAGCACCGGCTGGTGGCCCAGAGCGACCGCTTCCTGGTGAATGCCGACGACCCCTGGGGCCGAGGTCTGCTGGAGCGGGAGGGCCACGTCAGCTACGCCGTGGACCGGCCCGCCTGCTACCGGGCCCACGGCTTGGAGCTGGGCCCCACGGGCACCCGCTTCACCCTGCACTCGGCCAGGGGCAGCTGGGAGGTCCAGAGCCCGCTGCTGGGGCGGTTCAACGTCTACAACCTGGTGGCGGCCCTGGCCGCCTGCGCCGAGGCGGGCTTCGACCTGGATCGCCTGGTCCCCGCCGCCCGGAAGGTCAGCGGTGCCCCGGGCCGCCTGGAGCGGGTGGACTGCGGCCAGCCCTTCGGCGTGATGGTGGACTACGCGCACACGCCGGACGCCCTGGAGAAGCTGCTGGCAGAAGGCCGGCGCCTGCTGCCAACCGGCGGCCGCCTGCATGTGCTCTTCGGCTGCGGCGGCGACCGCGACCGCGCCAAGCGCCCCCTCATGGCCGCCGCCGTGGCCGCCGGCGCGGATGTCCTCTGGCACACCAGCGACAACCCCCGCACGGAGGATCCCGAGCGCATCCTCGACGATGCGGCGCCGGGGATTCCGGAAGCCATTCGCACGAATCGGGCGCGGTACCACCGCAACGCCGATCGTCGGGAGTCCGTGCGCCAGGCCCTGGCGGACTGCCGCCCCGGCGACCTGCTGCTGCTGGCCGGGAAGGGCCATGAGCCCTACCAGGAGATCCACGGCGTGAAACACCCCTACAGCGACCGCGCGGCGGTCGAGGCGGCCCTCGGAGGTCCGCGGTGA
- a CDS encoding EAL domain-containing protein, translated as MPKGILESLLSGEGAIVPHVQPMYRLSDNRMMAQEYLARHLDQAGVAHPVGPILQDPSLAPKDRLALDLRFLEATFSALAQRGTGTHLHFVNLEPVSLEAPGFWGCLPRWLEALPFPVECVVMEFTESQGMSDLEALQTYAKRLRDSGLRVAVDDLGAGVASLTQMARLAPDYIKADRSLVEQVHRRPYQAALLNALSHFARHMCIGFIAEGIETLEELEAVMDADVPWGQGYILGQPWPTRPKPLALPSEASES; from the coding sequence ATGCCCAAGGGCATCCTGGAAAGTCTGTTGAGCGGCGAAGGCGCCATCGTGCCTCACGTCCAACCCATGTACCGGCTGTCCGACAACCGGATGATGGCCCAGGAGTACCTGGCGCGGCACCTGGACCAGGCCGGCGTGGCCCACCCGGTGGGACCCATCCTCCAGGATCCGTCCCTGGCGCCGAAGGACCGGCTGGCCCTGGATCTGCGGTTCCTGGAGGCCACTTTCTCGGCCCTGGCCCAGCGCGGGACCGGAACCCACCTGCACTTCGTGAACCTGGAACCCGTGAGCCTGGAGGCCCCCGGATTCTGGGGCTGCCTTCCCCGCTGGCTGGAGGCCCTCCCCTTCCCGGTGGAATGCGTGGTGATGGAGTTCACCGAGTCCCAGGGCATGAGTGATCTCGAGGCGCTCCAGACCTATGCCAAGCGGCTGCGCGATTCAGGGCTGCGCGTGGCTGTGGATGACCTCGGTGCTGGCGTGGCCAGCCTCACGCAGATGGCGCGGCTGGCGCCGGACTACATCAAGGCCGACCGGAGCCTCGTGGAGCAGGTCCACCGCCGGCCCTATCAGGCGGCCCTCCTCAATGCGCTCTCCCATTTCGCCCGGCACATGTGCATCGGCTTCATCGCCGAGGGCATCGAGACCCTGGAAGAGCTCGAGGCCGTCATGGACGCGGACGTGCCCTGGGGCCAGGGCTACATCCTCGGCCAGCCCTGGCCCACGCGGCCGAAGCCGCTGGCTCTGCCTAGCGAAGCTTCAGAGAGCTGA
- a CDS encoding cobalamin B12-binding domain-containing protein — translation MSQAPIRVVIAKPGLDGHDRGAKVVARALRDAGMEVIYTGLRQTPQQIVAAVVQEDARVLGMSILSGAHNQIFPEVMRLLKEQGADDVLVFAGGIIPDGDIPGLKALGIREIFQPGTNTDDIVTFIRRETSA, via the coding sequence ATGAGCCAGGCCCCCATCCGCGTCGTCATCGCCAAGCCAGGCCTCGACGGGCATGACCGCGGCGCCAAGGTCGTGGCCCGGGCCCTGCGGGACGCCGGCATGGAGGTCATCTACACGGGCCTGCGCCAGACGCCCCAGCAGATCGTGGCGGCCGTGGTGCAGGAGGACGCCCGGGTGCTGGGCATGAGCATCCTCAGCGGCGCCCACAACCAGATCTTCCCCGAGGTCATGCGGCTCCTGAAGGAACAGGGCGCCGATGACGTGCTGGTGTTCGCCGGCGGCATCATCCCCGACGGCGACATCCCCGGCCTCAAGGCCCTCGGCATCCGCGAGATCTTCCAGCCCGGCACGAACACCGACGACATCGTGACGTTCATCCGCCGCGAGACCTCCGCCTGA
- a CDS encoding UDP-N-acetylmuramoyl-tripeptide--D-alanyl-D-alanine ligase produces the protein MSLWSLFQAAYQVGGEVLGDGAVVPSSLSLDTRTIQPGACFVALRAERDGHDFIGQAEAKGAAALLVDHPVDSDCPQLVVPDTEVALQRWGQTRLAAVRPRAVFGVTGSVGKTSTKELLAAAVGGWKTPGNRNNTLGLPEALATLPEGLGAAVLEMGMSTPGEIQLLTEIAPLDFGIITLVGTAHAENFAHGQQGIAEAKGELVAGLVPGGVWAHLASDPWCRWIAEQPWARHAVALPVGEGHPYDWEGIASLGAAGGAFLMRTPQGAFPVRIQLSGEHQVRNAALAAAIAVQAGFDPKQVAAGLGSVAPDPGRGRLHTLAGGGCLLDETYNASPDSILACARALLQLPGEEAVAVLGSMRELGLEAPRIHRETGAALKALGLSRLWAYGEFAKDYAEGFGLRAVAFPDFEALRDDAAGLSAIPPGARILVKGSRFWRAERVVDWLLNR, from the coding sequence ATGAGCCTCTGGTCCCTGTTCCAGGCTGCTTACCAGGTGGGTGGCGAGGTCCTTGGCGATGGCGCCGTGGTGCCGTCGTCCCTTTCGCTGGATACCCGGACGATCCAGCCCGGCGCCTGCTTCGTGGCTCTGCGGGCGGAGCGGGACGGGCATGACTTCATCGGCCAGGCCGAGGCCAAGGGGGCCGCGGCCCTCCTGGTGGACCATCCGGTGGACAGCGACTGTCCACAGCTTGTGGTGCCCGACACGGAGGTGGCCCTCCAACGCTGGGGTCAGACCCGGCTGGCGGCGGTCCGGCCGAGGGCCGTCTTCGGCGTCACTGGCAGTGTCGGCAAGACCAGTACCAAGGAACTGCTGGCGGCGGCCGTGGGGGGGTGGAAGACACCGGGCAACCGCAACAACACCCTGGGCCTGCCCGAGGCCCTGGCCACGCTGCCGGAGGGCCTGGGAGCGGCGGTGCTGGAGATGGGCATGAGCACGCCCGGAGAGATCCAGCTCCTCACGGAGATCGCACCCCTGGACTTCGGGATCATCACGCTGGTGGGGACCGCCCATGCCGAGAACTTCGCTCACGGTCAGCAGGGCATCGCCGAAGCCAAGGGTGAGCTGGTGGCCGGTCTGGTTCCCGGTGGCGTCTGGGCCCACCTCGCCTCGGACCCCTGGTGTCGCTGGATCGCGGAGCAGCCCTGGGCCCGGCATGCAGTGGCCCTGCCCGTGGGTGAGGGGCACCCCTACGATTGGGAAGGCATCGCGTCCCTGGGGGCCGCGGGCGGGGCCTTCCTCATGCGGACGCCGCAGGGCGCGTTCCCGGTGCGGATCCAGCTTTCCGGAGAACACCAGGTGCGCAATGCCGCCCTGGCCGCAGCCATCGCCGTCCAGGCCGGGTTCGACCCGAAGCAGGTGGCGGCGGGTCTCGGCTCGGTGGCTCCCGACCCCGGGCGCGGGAGGCTCCACACGCTGGCCGGAGGTGGCTGCCTGCTGGATGAGACCTACAACGCCAGTCCCGACTCCATCCTGGCCTGCGCCCGGGCCCTGCTCCAGCTCCCCGGTGAGGAGGCCGTGGCGGTGCTCGGCTCCATGCGGGAGCTGGGTCTGGAGGCCCCGCGGATCCACCGGGAGACCGGCGCGGCCCTGAAGGCCCTGGGCCTGTCGCGGCTCTGGGCCTACGGGGAGTTCGCGAAGGACTACGCGGAAGGCTTCGGCCTGAGGGCTGTGGCCTTCCCGGATTTCGAAGCCCTCCGCGACGATGCCGCCGGTCTCTCCGCAATCCCGCCGGGAGCCCGTATCCTGGTGAAGGGCAGCCGGTTCTGGCGCGCGGAGCGCGTCGTGGATTGGCTCCTCAACCGCTGA
- a CDS encoding division/cell wall cluster transcriptional repressor MraZ, translating into MLRLRGNSPATVDEKGRLKLPSSFKAELESFAQGEGAEALREGAGALRHYLTSLDGRSARLYPLPVWEAIEARLAGLPSTSPAKRKFLETTAYFGSEVEPDAQGRFVIPPILREAAQLTGEVAVLGQMDHLALWNKAGFERRLAAEPLGADDLAQLAELGI; encoded by the coding sequence GTGCTGCGACTACGCGGAAACTCACCGGCCACAGTAGATGAGAAGGGACGACTGAAGCTCCCCTCTTCCTTCAAGGCCGAGCTCGAATCCTTCGCCCAGGGCGAGGGAGCGGAAGCTCTGCGTGAAGGTGCCGGCGCCCTGCGGCACTACCTGACTTCCCTGGACGGCCGCTCCGCCCGTCTCTACCCCCTGCCAGTCTGGGAGGCCATCGAGGCCCGCCTGGCGGGCCTGCCTTCGACCAGCCCCGCCAAGCGCAAGTTCCTGGAGACCACCGCCTACTTCGGCAGCGAGGTGGAGCCGGATGCCCAGGGCCGCTTTGTCATCCCGCCCATCCTGCGCGAGGCCGCGCAGCTCACGGGCGAAGTCGCCGTGCTGGGGCAGATGGATCACCTGGCCCTGTGGAACAAGGCCGGCTTCGAGCGCCGCCTGGCGGCTGAACCCCTGGGCGCCGACGACCTGGCCCAGCTCGCGGAACTGGGGATCTGA
- a CDS encoding L-threonylcarbamoyladenylate synthase: MTRLLPVTGPEDPAIQEAATLLRAGGLVAFPTETVYGLGADGLNPEAVAKIYAAKGRPATNPVILHVADAAAAQALVSHWPTEAQALAERFWPGPLTLVLPASERVPSIVRAGGPSVALRCPAHPVALALIRAADRPLAAPSANRSQHLSPTLARHVASSLGDAVDLILDAGPTAAGLESTILDLTGARPRILRPGPLGPAELATLVGPIELWEGAVRAGEVQAAPGMAERHYAPRARLELVAPGTGAHAVSGAVAYVGLGSLPPLPEGVRGILLPLDAEVVGARLYALLHELDDTGFERIFMERPPEDERWLAVRDRLRRASAKELP, encoded by the coding sequence GTGACCCGCCTCCTCCCCGTCACCGGGCCGGAGGATCCGGCCATCCAGGAGGCCGCGACCCTGCTGCGGGCCGGGGGCCTGGTGGCCTTCCCCACGGAGACGGTGTACGGCCTGGGGGCGGACGGCCTGAACCCCGAGGCCGTGGCGAAGATCTACGCAGCCAAGGGCCGGCCCGCCACCAACCCGGTGATCCTCCACGTGGCCGATGCCGCCGCCGCCCAAGCGCTGGTGTCCCACTGGCCCACGGAGGCCCAGGCCCTGGCGGAGCGGTTCTGGCCCGGCCCGCTCACTCTGGTGCTGCCGGCCTCGGAGCGAGTGCCTTCCATCGTCCGCGCGGGCGGTCCCTCCGTGGCCCTGCGCTGCCCGGCCCATCCCGTGGCCCTGGCCCTGATCCGCGCCGCGGACCGGCCCCTGGCCGCCCCCAGCGCCAACCGCAGTCAGCACCTGTCGCCCACCCTTGCCCGGCACGTGGCCTCCAGCCTGGGGGACGCGGTGGATCTGATCCTGGACGCCGGCCCCACGGCGGCGGGCCTCGAGTCCACCATCCTCGACCTGACCGGGGCCCGGCCGCGCATCCTGCGTCCCGGCCCCCTCGGCCCAGCGGAGCTGGCGACCCTGGTGGGACCCATCGAGCTCTGGGAGGGCGCGGTGAGGGCGGGCGAGGTGCAGGCGGCCCCGGGGATGGCCGAGCGCCACTACGCGCCCCGGGCCAGGCTGGAGCTGGTGGCGCCCGGGACCGGGGCGCATGCCGTCTCCGGTGCGGTGGCCTATGTGGGCCTTGGATCGCTGCCCCCCCTGCCTGAGGGGGTTCGCGGCATCCTCCTGCCGCTGGACGCGGAGGTGGTGGGCGCGCGCCTCTACGCCCTCCTCCATGAACTGGATGACACTGGCTTCGAGCGTATCTTCATGGAGCGCCCGCCGGAGGACGAGCGCTGGCTGGCGGTGCGCGACCGTCTGCGGCGGGCCTCCGCCAAGGAGCTGCCATGA